A stretch of Homo sapiens chromosome 12, GRCh38.p14 Primary Assembly DNA encodes these proteins:
- the PRPF40B gene encoding pre-mRNA-processing factor 40 homolog B isoform X11, with the protein MPPPGIPPPFPPMGLPPMSQRPPAIPPMPPGILPPMLPPMGAPPPLTQIPGMVPPMMPGMLMPAVPVTAATAPGADTASSAVAGTGPPRALWSEHVAPDGRIYYYNADDKQSVWEKPSVLKSKAELLLSQCPWKEYKSDTGKPYYYNNQSKESRWTRPKDLDDLEVLVKQEAAGKQQQQLPQTLQPQPPQPQPDPPPVPPGPTPVPTGLLEPEPGGSEDCDVLEATQPLEQGFLQQLEEGPSSSGQHQPQQEEEESKPEPERSGLSWSNREKAKQAFKELLRDKAVPSNASWEQAMKMVVTDPRYSALPKLSEKKQAFNAYKAQREKEEKEEARLRAKEAKQTLQHFLEQHERMTSTTRYRRAEQTFGELEVWAVVPERDRKEVYDDVLFFLAKKEKEQAKQLRRRNIQALKSILDGMSSVNFQTTWSQAQQYLMDNPSFAQDHQLQNMDKEDALICFEEHIRALEREEEEERERARLRERRQQRKNREAFQTFLDELHETGQLHSMSTWMELYPAVSTDVRFANMLGQPGSTPLDLFKFYVEELKARFHDEKKIIKDILKDRGFCVEVNTAFEDFAHVISFDKRAAALDAGNIKLTFNSLLEKAEAREREREKEEARRMRRREAAFRSMLRQAVPALELGTAWEEVRERFVCDSAFEQITLESERIRLFREFLQVLETECQHLHTKGRKHGRKGKKHHHKRSHSPSGSESEEEELPPPSLRPPKRRRRNPSESGSEPSSSLDSVESGGAALGGRGSPSSHLLGADHGLRKAKKPKKKTKKRRHKSNSPESETDPEEKAGKESDEKEQEQDKDRELQQAELPNRSPGFGIKKEKTGWDTSESELSEGELERRRRTLLQQLDDHQ; encoded by the exons ATGCCCCCTCCAGGGATCCCCCCACCCTTTCCTCCGATGGGGCTACCCCCCATGAGTCAGAGACCACCAGCTATCCCCCCCATGCCACCTGGCATCCTGCCCCCAATGCTTCCACCAATGGGGGCGCCACCACCACTCACACAG ATACCAGGAATGGTACCTCCGATGATGCCAGGAATGCTGATGCCAGCGGTGCCTGTCACCGCAGCG ACGGCTCCGGGTGCGGACACCGCCAGCT CTGCTGTGGCTGGGACAGGCCCTCCG aGGGCCCTATGGAGTGAGCATGTGGCCCCAGATGGGCGCATCTACTACTACAATGCTGACGACAAGCAGTCCGTGTGGGAGAAGCCCAGCGTGCTCAAGTCCAAGGCAGAG CTGCTCCTGTCCCAATGTCCCTGGAAAGAGTACAAGTCGGACACAGGCAAACCTTATTACTATAACAACCAGAGTAAAGAGTCCCGCTGGACCCGGCCCAAGGATCTGGATGACCTAGAGG TTCTAGTCAAACAAGAGGCTGCAGG gaaacagcagcagcagctgccacAGACACTTCAGCCACAGCCACCTCAGCCACAGCCTGACCCCCCACCTGTGCCTCCTGGCCCCACCCCAGTGCCCACAGGCCTCCTGGAACCTGAGCCAGGTGGGAGTGAAGATTGTGATGTGTTGGAGGCCACCCAGCCCCTGGAACAGGGGTTCCTGCAGCAGCTGGAGGAGGGCCCCAGCAG TTCTGGACAGCATCAGccacagcaggaggaggaggaatcaaAGCCAGAACCAGAGAGGTCTGGCCTCAGTTGGAGCAACCGGGAGAAGGCAAAGCAGGCATTCAAGGAACTGCTGAGGGACAAG GCTGTCCCCTCCAATGCCTCATGGGAACAGGCCATGAAGATGGTGGTCACCGACCCCCGTTACAG TGCCTTGCCTAAACTGAGTGAGAAAAAGCAGGCATTCAATGCCTACAAGGCGCAgcgggagaaggaggagaaggaggaggcccGGCTAAGGGCCAAAGAGGCCAAGCAGACCCTGCAGCATTTCCTGGAGCAGCATGAACGCATGACCTCCACCACCCGCTACCG GCGGGCAGAACAGACCTTTGGGGAGCTGGAGGTCTGGGCTGTGGTCCCTGAGAGGGATCGAAAAGAGGTTTATGATGATGTCCTCTTCTTCCTGGCCAAGAAGGAGAAG GAACAGGCCAAGCAGCTCCGGCGCCGCAATATCCAGGCCCTAAAGAGCATCCTGGATGGGATGAGTAGTGTCAACTTCCAAACCACGTGGTCCCAGGCCCAGCAGTACCTCATGGATAACCCCAGCTTTGCTCAGGACCATCAGCTGCAGA ACATGGACAAGGAAGATGCACTGATCTGTTTTGAGGAGCACATCCGAGCtttggagagggaagaggaggaggaacgGGAGCGGGCCCGGCTTCGGGAGCGACGCCAACAACGCAAGAATCGGGAGGCCTTCCAG aCCTTCCTGGACGAGCTGCATGAGACAGGGCAGCTGCACTCTATGTCCACCTGGATGGAGCTATATCCAGCAGTCAGCACTGATGTCCGCTTTGCCAACATGCTGGGCCAGCCGG GCTCCACCCCTCTGGACTTATTCAAGTTCTATGTGGAGGAGTTGAAGGCACGATTCCATGATGAAAAGAAGATCATTAAGGACATCCTTAAG GACCGGGGCTTCTGCGTGGAGGTGAACACGGCCTTTGAGGACTTCGCCCACGTCATAAGCTTTGACAAGAGGGCTGCCGCACTGGACGCAGGCAACATCAAGCTGACCTTCAATAGT CTGCTGGAGAAAGCAGAGGCACGGGAGAGGGAGCGGGAGAAGGAGGAGGCACGCAGGATGCGGCGCAGGGAAGCTGCCTTTCGAAGCATGCTGAGGCAGGCTGTGCCTGCTCTGGAGCTAGGCACTGCCTGGGAAGAG GTCCGTGAGCGTTTTGTGTGTGACTCAGCCTTTGAGCAGATCACCCTGGAGTCGGAGCGGATCCGGCTCTTCCGGGAGTTCCTACAGGTGCTGGAG ACTGAATGCCAGCACCTCCACACCAAAGGCCGAAAGCATGGCAGGAAAGGCAAGAAGCACCATCACAAGCGTTCCCACTCACCCTCA GGCTCTGAGTCAGAAGAAGAGGAGCTGCCCCCACCATCTCTCCGGCCCCCCAAGCGGAGGAGGCGGAACCCCTCAGAGTCAGGCTCTGAGCCCTCTTCCTCACTTGATTCAGTTGAAAGTGGGGGTGCTGCCCTTGGAGGACGGGGCTCCCCTTCCTCCCATCTTCTTGGAGCAG ATCATGGCCTTCGGAAAGccaagaaaccaaaaaagaaaactaagaagagAAGACACAAGTCG AATAGTCCTGAGAGTGAGACAGACCCTGAGGAGAAAGCTGGCAAGGAGAGCGATGAGAAAGAACAAGAACAGGACAAGGACAGGGAGCTCCAACAGGCAGAGCTCCCTAACCGTTCCCCAGGCTTTGGAATCAAGAAGGAGAAG ACAGGCTGGGACACGTCAGAAAGTGAGCTGAGTGAGGGTGAGCTGGAGAGGCGGCGGCGGACACTCCTACAGCAGCTGGATGATCACCAGTGA
- the PRPF40B gene encoding pre-mRNA-processing factor 40 homolog B isoform X1: MVFETEGQVLFGAAEEGPQVDHRVTSWSLSLFFDDGYHFLRDVPPSLHLQEVGMSQTKQTLGTPGSLRISGLFGSRFWSPAPSSACPLPTGAPHDATTLHAPSRDPPTLSSDGATPHESETTSYPPHATWHPAPNASTNGGATTTHTDTRNGTSDDARNADASGACHRSAAVAGTGPPRALWSEHVAPDGRIYYYNADDKQSVWEKPSVLKSKAELLLSQCPWKEYKSDTGKPYYYNNQSKESRWTRPKDLDDLEVLVKQEAAGKQQQQLPQTLQPQPPQPQPDPPPVPPGPTPVPTGLLEPEPGGSEDCDVLEATQPLEQGFLQQLEEGPSSSGQHQPQQEEEESKPEPERSGLSWSNREKAKQAFKELLRDKAVPSNASWEQAMKMVVTDPRYSALPKLSEKKQAFNAYKAQREKEEKEEARLRAKEAKQTLQHFLEQHERMTSTTRYRRAEQTFGELEVWAVVPERDRKEVYDDVLFFLAKKEKEQAKQLRRRNIQALKSILDGMSSVNFQTTWSQAQQYLMDNPSFAQDHQLQNMDKEDALICFEEHIRALEREEEEERERARLRERRQQRKNREAFQTFLDELHETGQLHSMSTWMELYPAVSTDVRFANMLGQPGSTPLDLFKFYVEELKARFHDEKKIIKDILKDRGFCVEVNTAFEDFAHVISFDKRAAALDAGNIKLTFNSLLEKAEAREREREKEEARRMRRREAAFRSMLRQAVPALELGTAWEEVRERFVCDSAFEQITLESERIRLFREFLQVLEQTECQHLHTKGRKHGRKGKKHHHKRSHSPSGSESEEEELPPPSLRPPKRRRRNPSESGSEPSSSLDSVESGGAALGGRGSPSSHLLGADHGLRKAKKPKKKTKKRRHKSNSPESETDPEEKAGKESDEKEQEQDKDRELQQAELPNRSPGFGIKKEKTGWDTSESELSEGELERRRRTLLQQLDDHQ, from the exons ATGGTCTTTGAAACGGAAGGGCAGGTGCTGTTTGGGGCAGCTGAAGAAGGGCCGCAGGTAGATCACAGGGTAACCAGCTGGTCTCTCAGCCTTTTTTTTGATGATGGCTACCACTTTCTGAGAGATGTGCCTCCCAGCCTTCATCTTCAGGAAGTGGGAATGAGTCAGACCAAGCAGACCTTGGGAACACCTGGCTCGCTGAGGATTTCTGGATTGT TCGGTTCCCGATTCTGGTCCCCGGCCCCCAGCAGCGCCTGCCCCCTTCCCACCGGGGCCCCCCATGATGCCACCACCCTTC ATGCCCCCTCCAGGGATCCCCCCACCCTTTCCTCCGATGGGGCTACCCCCCATGAGTCAGAGACCACCAGCTATCCCCCCCATGCCACCTGGCATCCTGCCCCCAATGCTTCCACCAATGGGGGCGCCACCACCACTCACACAG ATACCAGGAATGGTACCTCCGATGATGCCAGGAATGCTGATGCCAGCGGTGCCTGTCACCGCAGCG CTGCTGTGGCTGGGACAGGCCCTCCG aGGGCCCTATGGAGTGAGCATGTGGCCCCAGATGGGCGCATCTACTACTACAATGCTGACGACAAGCAGTCCGTGTGGGAGAAGCCCAGCGTGCTCAAGTCCAAGGCAGAG CTGCTCCTGTCCCAATGTCCCTGGAAAGAGTACAAGTCGGACACAGGCAAACCTTATTACTATAACAACCAGAGTAAAGAGTCCCGCTGGACCCGGCCCAAGGATCTGGATGACCTAGAGG TTCTAGTCAAACAAGAGGCTGCAGG gaaacagcagcagcagctgccacAGACACTTCAGCCACAGCCACCTCAGCCACAGCCTGACCCCCCACCTGTGCCTCCTGGCCCCACCCCAGTGCCCACAGGCCTCCTGGAACCTGAGCCAGGTGGGAGTGAAGATTGTGATGTGTTGGAGGCCACCCAGCCCCTGGAACAGGGGTTCCTGCAGCAGCTGGAGGAGGGCCCCAGCAG TTCTGGACAGCATCAGccacagcaggaggaggaggaatcaaAGCCAGAACCAGAGAGGTCTGGCCTCAGTTGGAGCAACCGGGAGAAGGCAAAGCAGGCATTCAAGGAACTGCTGAGGGACAAG GCTGTCCCCTCCAATGCCTCATGGGAACAGGCCATGAAGATGGTGGTCACCGACCCCCGTTACAG TGCCTTGCCTAAACTGAGTGAGAAAAAGCAGGCATTCAATGCCTACAAGGCGCAgcgggagaaggaggagaaggaggaggcccGGCTAAGGGCCAAAGAGGCCAAGCAGACCCTGCAGCATTTCCTGGAGCAGCATGAACGCATGACCTCCACCACCCGCTACCG GCGGGCAGAACAGACCTTTGGGGAGCTGGAGGTCTGGGCTGTGGTCCCTGAGAGGGATCGAAAAGAGGTTTATGATGATGTCCTCTTCTTCCTGGCCAAGAAGGAGAAG GAACAGGCCAAGCAGCTCCGGCGCCGCAATATCCAGGCCCTAAAGAGCATCCTGGATGGGATGAGTAGTGTCAACTTCCAAACCACGTGGTCCCAGGCCCAGCAGTACCTCATGGATAACCCCAGCTTTGCTCAGGACCATCAGCTGCAGA ACATGGACAAGGAAGATGCACTGATCTGTTTTGAGGAGCACATCCGAGCtttggagagggaagaggaggaggaacgGGAGCGGGCCCGGCTTCGGGAGCGACGCCAACAACGCAAGAATCGGGAGGCCTTCCAG aCCTTCCTGGACGAGCTGCATGAGACAGGGCAGCTGCACTCTATGTCCACCTGGATGGAGCTATATCCAGCAGTCAGCACTGATGTCCGCTTTGCCAACATGCTGGGCCAGCCGG GCTCCACCCCTCTGGACTTATTCAAGTTCTATGTGGAGGAGTTGAAGGCACGATTCCATGATGAAAAGAAGATCATTAAGGACATCCTTAAG GACCGGGGCTTCTGCGTGGAGGTGAACACGGCCTTTGAGGACTTCGCCCACGTCATAAGCTTTGACAAGAGGGCTGCCGCACTGGACGCAGGCAACATCAAGCTGACCTTCAATAGT CTGCTGGAGAAAGCAGAGGCACGGGAGAGGGAGCGGGAGAAGGAGGAGGCACGCAGGATGCGGCGCAGGGAAGCTGCCTTTCGAAGCATGCTGAGGCAGGCTGTGCCTGCTCTGGAGCTAGGCACTGCCTGGGAAGAG GTCCGTGAGCGTTTTGTGTGTGACTCAGCCTTTGAGCAGATCACCCTGGAGTCGGAGCGGATCCGGCTCTTCCGGGAGTTCCTACAGGTGCTGGAG CAGACTGAATGCCAGCACCTCCACACCAAAGGCCGAAAGCATGGCAGGAAAGGCAAGAAGCACCATCACAAGCGTTCCCACTCACCCTCA GGCTCTGAGTCAGAAGAAGAGGAGCTGCCCCCACCATCTCTCCGGCCCCCCAAGCGGAGGAGGCGGAACCCCTCAGAGTCAGGCTCTGAGCCCTCTTCCTCACTTGATTCAGTTGAAAGTGGGGGTGCTGCCCTTGGAGGACGGGGCTCCCCTTCCTCCCATCTTCTTGGAGCAG ATCATGGCCTTCGGAAAGccaagaaaccaaaaaagaaaactaagaagagAAGACACAAGTCG AATAGTCCTGAGAGTGAGACAGACCCTGAGGAGAAAGCTGGCAAGGAGAGCGATGAGAAAGAACAAGAACAGGACAAGGACAGGGAGCTCCAACAGGCAGAGCTCCCTAACCGTTCCCCAGGCTTTGGAATCAAGAAGGAGAAG ACAGGCTGGGACACGTCAGAAAGTGAGCTGAGTGAGGGTGAGCTGGAGAGGCGGCGGCGGACACTCCTACAGCAGCTGGATGATCACCAGTGA
- the PRPF40B gene encoding pre-mRNA-processing factor 40 homolog B isoform X10 has product MPPPGIPPPFPPMGLPPMSQRPPAIPPMPPGILPPMLPPMGAPPPLTQIPGMVPPMMPGMLMPAVPVTAATAPGADTASSAVAGTGPPRALWSEHVAPDGRIYYYNADDKQSVWEKPSVLKSKAELLLSQCPWKEYKSDTGKPYYYNNQSKESRWTRPKDLDDLEVLVKQEAAGKQQQQLPQTLQPQPPQPQPDPPPVPPGPTPVPTGLLEPEPGGSEDCDVLEATQPLEQGFLQQLEEGPSSSGQHQPQQEEEESKPEPERSGLSWSNREKAKQAFKELLRDKAVPSNASWEQAMKMVVTDPRYSALPKLSEKKQAFNAYKAQREKEEKEEARLRAKEAKQTLQHFLEQHERMTSTTRYRRAEQTFGELEVWAVVPERDRKEVYDDVLFFLAKKEKEQAKQLRRRNIQALKSILDGMSSVNFQTTWSQAQQYLMDNPSFAQDHQLQNMDKEDALICFEEHIRALEREEEEERERARLRERRQQRKNREAFQTFLDELHETGQLHSMSTWMELYPAVSTDVRFANMLGQPGSTPLDLFKFYVEELKARFHDEKKIIKDILKDRGFCVEVNTAFEDFAHVISFDKRAAALDAGNIKLTFNSLLEKAEAREREREKEEARRMRRREAAFRSMLRQAVPALELGTAWEEVRERFVCDSAFEQITLESERIRLFREFLQVLEQTECQHLHTKGRKHGRKGKKHHHKRSHSPSGSESEEEELPPPSLRPPKRRRRNPSESGSEPSSSLDSVESGGAALGGRGSPSSHLLGADHGLRKAKKPKKKTKKRRHKSNSPESETDPEEKAGKESDEKEQEQDKDRELQQAELPNRSPGFGIKKEKVRGRGPRPVSTLVKLPRPLVQAKGELCLCSNRQAGTRQKVS; this is encoded by the exons ATGCCCCCTCCAGGGATCCCCCCACCCTTTCCTCCGATGGGGCTACCCCCCATGAGTCAGAGACCACCAGCTATCCCCCCCATGCCACCTGGCATCCTGCCCCCAATGCTTCCACCAATGGGGGCGCCACCACCACTCACACAG ATACCAGGAATGGTACCTCCGATGATGCCAGGAATGCTGATGCCAGCGGTGCCTGTCACCGCAGCG ACGGCTCCGGGTGCGGACACCGCCAGCT CTGCTGTGGCTGGGACAGGCCCTCCG aGGGCCCTATGGAGTGAGCATGTGGCCCCAGATGGGCGCATCTACTACTACAATGCTGACGACAAGCAGTCCGTGTGGGAGAAGCCCAGCGTGCTCAAGTCCAAGGCAGAG CTGCTCCTGTCCCAATGTCCCTGGAAAGAGTACAAGTCGGACACAGGCAAACCTTATTACTATAACAACCAGAGTAAAGAGTCCCGCTGGACCCGGCCCAAGGATCTGGATGACCTAGAGG TTCTAGTCAAACAAGAGGCTGCAGG gaaacagcagcagcagctgccacAGACACTTCAGCCACAGCCACCTCAGCCACAGCCTGACCCCCCACCTGTGCCTCCTGGCCCCACCCCAGTGCCCACAGGCCTCCTGGAACCTGAGCCAGGTGGGAGTGAAGATTGTGATGTGTTGGAGGCCACCCAGCCCCTGGAACAGGGGTTCCTGCAGCAGCTGGAGGAGGGCCCCAGCAG TTCTGGACAGCATCAGccacagcaggaggaggaggaatcaaAGCCAGAACCAGAGAGGTCTGGCCTCAGTTGGAGCAACCGGGAGAAGGCAAAGCAGGCATTCAAGGAACTGCTGAGGGACAAG GCTGTCCCCTCCAATGCCTCATGGGAACAGGCCATGAAGATGGTGGTCACCGACCCCCGTTACAG TGCCTTGCCTAAACTGAGTGAGAAAAAGCAGGCATTCAATGCCTACAAGGCGCAgcgggagaaggaggagaaggaggaggcccGGCTAAGGGCCAAAGAGGCCAAGCAGACCCTGCAGCATTTCCTGGAGCAGCATGAACGCATGACCTCCACCACCCGCTACCG GCGGGCAGAACAGACCTTTGGGGAGCTGGAGGTCTGGGCTGTGGTCCCTGAGAGGGATCGAAAAGAGGTTTATGATGATGTCCTCTTCTTCCTGGCCAAGAAGGAGAAG GAACAGGCCAAGCAGCTCCGGCGCCGCAATATCCAGGCCCTAAAGAGCATCCTGGATGGGATGAGTAGTGTCAACTTCCAAACCACGTGGTCCCAGGCCCAGCAGTACCTCATGGATAACCCCAGCTTTGCTCAGGACCATCAGCTGCAGA ACATGGACAAGGAAGATGCACTGATCTGTTTTGAGGAGCACATCCGAGCtttggagagggaagaggaggaggaacgGGAGCGGGCCCGGCTTCGGGAGCGACGCCAACAACGCAAGAATCGGGAGGCCTTCCAG aCCTTCCTGGACGAGCTGCATGAGACAGGGCAGCTGCACTCTATGTCCACCTGGATGGAGCTATATCCAGCAGTCAGCACTGATGTCCGCTTTGCCAACATGCTGGGCCAGCCGG GCTCCACCCCTCTGGACTTATTCAAGTTCTATGTGGAGGAGTTGAAGGCACGATTCCATGATGAAAAGAAGATCATTAAGGACATCCTTAAG GACCGGGGCTTCTGCGTGGAGGTGAACACGGCCTTTGAGGACTTCGCCCACGTCATAAGCTTTGACAAGAGGGCTGCCGCACTGGACGCAGGCAACATCAAGCTGACCTTCAATAGT CTGCTGGAGAAAGCAGAGGCACGGGAGAGGGAGCGGGAGAAGGAGGAGGCACGCAGGATGCGGCGCAGGGAAGCTGCCTTTCGAAGCATGCTGAGGCAGGCTGTGCCTGCTCTGGAGCTAGGCACTGCCTGGGAAGAG GTCCGTGAGCGTTTTGTGTGTGACTCAGCCTTTGAGCAGATCACCCTGGAGTCGGAGCGGATCCGGCTCTTCCGGGAGTTCCTACAGGTGCTGGAG CAGACTGAATGCCAGCACCTCCACACCAAAGGCCGAAAGCATGGCAGGAAAGGCAAGAAGCACCATCACAAGCGTTCCCACTCACCCTCA GGCTCTGAGTCAGAAGAAGAGGAGCTGCCCCCACCATCTCTCCGGCCCCCCAAGCGGAGGAGGCGGAACCCCTCAGAGTCAGGCTCTGAGCCCTCTTCCTCACTTGATTCAGTTGAAAGTGGGGGTGCTGCCCTTGGAGGACGGGGCTCCCCTTCCTCCCATCTTCTTGGAGCAG ATCATGGCCTTCGGAAAGccaagaaaccaaaaaagaaaactaagaagagAAGACACAAGTCG AATAGTCCTGAGAGTGAGACAGACCCTGAGGAGAAAGCTGGCAAGGAGAGCGATGAGAAAGAACAAGAACAGGACAAGGACAGGGAGCTCCAACAGGCAGAGCTCCCTAACCGTTCCCCAGGCTTTGGAATCAAGAAGGAGAAGGTGAGGGGCAGGGGCCCTAGGCCAGTCAGCACGCTGGTCAAGCTTCCACGGCCCTTAGTGCAGGCTAAGGGTGAACTGTGCCTTTGCTCCAACAGACAGGCTGGGACACGTCAGAAAGTGAGCTGA
- the PRPF40B gene encoding pre-mRNA-processing factor 40 homolog B isoform 2 (isoform 2 is encoded by transcript variant 2), whose translation MPPPGIPPPFPPMGLPPMSQRPPAIPPMPPGILPPMLPPMGAPPPLTQIPGMVPPMMPGMLMPAVPVTAATAPGADTASSAVAGTGPPRALWSEHVAPDGRIYYYNADDKQSVWEKPSVLKSKAELLLSQCPWKEYKSDTGKPYYYNNQSKESRWTRPKDLDDLEVLVKQEAAGKQQQQLPQTLQPQPPQPQPDPPPVPPGPTPVPTGLLEPEPGGSEDCDVLEATQPLEQGFLQQLEEGPSSSGQHQPQQEEEESKPEPERSGLSWSNREKAKQAFKELLRDKAVPSNASWEQAMKMVVTDPRYSALPKLSEKKQAFNAYKAQREKEEKEEARLRAKEAKQTLQHFLEQHERMTSTTRYRRAEQTFGELEVWAVVPERDRKEVYDDVLFFLAKKEKEQAKQLRRRNIQALKSILDGMSSVNFQTTWSQAQQYLMDNPSFAQDHQLQNMDKEDALICFEEHIRALEREEEEERERARLRERRQQRKNREAFQTFLDELHETGQLHSMSTWMELYPAVSTDVRFANMLGQPGSTPLDLFKFYVEELKARFHDEKKIIKDILKVNTAFEDFAHVISFDKRAAALDAGNIKLTFNSLLEKAEAREREREKEEARRMRRREAAFRSMLRQAVPALELGTAWEEVRERFVCDSAFEQITLESERIRLFREFLQVLEQTECQHLHTKGRKHGRKGKKHHHKRSHSPSGSESEEEELPPPSLRPPKRRRRNPSESGSEPSSSLDSVESGGAALGGRGSPSSHLLGADHGLRKAKKPKKKTKKRRHKSNSPESETDPEEKAGKESDEKEQEQDKDRELQQAELPNRSPGFGIKKEKTGWDTSESELSEGELERRRRTLLQQLDDHQ comes from the exons ATGCCCCCTCCAGGGATCCCCCCACCCTTTCCTCCGATGGGGCTACCCCCCATGAGTCAGAGACCACCAGCTATCCCCCCCATGCCACCTGGCATCCTGCCCCCAATGCTTCCACCAATGGGGGCGCCACCACCACTCACACAG ATACCAGGAATGGTACCTCCGATGATGCCAGGAATGCTGATGCCAGCGGTGCCTGTCACCGCAGCG ACGGCTCCGGGTGCGGACACCGCCAGCT CTGCTGTGGCTGGGACAGGCCCTCCG aGGGCCCTATGGAGTGAGCATGTGGCCCCAGATGGGCGCATCTACTACTACAATGCTGACGACAAGCAGTCCGTGTGGGAGAAGCCCAGCGTGCTCAAGTCCAAGGCAGAG CTGCTCCTGTCCCAATGTCCCTGGAAAGAGTACAAGTCGGACACAGGCAAACCTTATTACTATAACAACCAGAGTAAAGAGTCCCGCTGGACCCGGCCCAAGGATCTGGATGACCTAGAGG TTCTAGTCAAACAAGAGGCTGCAGG gaaacagcagcagcagctgccacAGACACTTCAGCCACAGCCACCTCAGCCACAGCCTGACCCCCCACCTGTGCCTCCTGGCCCCACCCCAGTGCCCACAGGCCTCCTGGAACCTGAGCCAGGTGGGAGTGAAGATTGTGATGTGTTGGAGGCCACCCAGCCCCTGGAACAGGGGTTCCTGCAGCAGCTGGAGGAGGGCCCCAGCAG TTCTGGACAGCATCAGccacagcaggaggaggaggaatcaaAGCCAGAACCAGAGAGGTCTGGCCTCAGTTGGAGCAACCGGGAGAAGGCAAAGCAGGCATTCAAGGAACTGCTGAGGGACAAG GCTGTCCCCTCCAATGCCTCATGGGAACAGGCCATGAAGATGGTGGTCACCGACCCCCGTTACAG TGCCTTGCCTAAACTGAGTGAGAAAAAGCAGGCATTCAATGCCTACAAGGCGCAgcgggagaaggaggagaaggaggaggcccGGCTAAGGGCCAAAGAGGCCAAGCAGACCCTGCAGCATTTCCTGGAGCAGCATGAACGCATGACCTCCACCACCCGCTACCG GCGGGCAGAACAGACCTTTGGGGAGCTGGAGGTCTGGGCTGTGGTCCCTGAGAGGGATCGAAAAGAGGTTTATGATGATGTCCTCTTCTTCCTGGCCAAGAAGGAGAAG GAACAGGCCAAGCAGCTCCGGCGCCGCAATATCCAGGCCCTAAAGAGCATCCTGGATGGGATGAGTAGTGTCAACTTCCAAACCACGTGGTCCCAGGCCCAGCAGTACCTCATGGATAACCCCAGCTTTGCTCAGGACCATCAGCTGCAGA ACATGGACAAGGAAGATGCACTGATCTGTTTTGAGGAGCACATCCGAGCtttggagagggaagaggaggaggaacgGGAGCGGGCCCGGCTTCGGGAGCGACGCCAACAACGCAAGAATCGGGAGGCCTTCCAG aCCTTCCTGGACGAGCTGCATGAGACAGGGCAGCTGCACTCTATGTCCACCTGGATGGAGCTATATCCAGCAGTCAGCACTGATGTCCGCTTTGCCAACATGCTGGGCCAGCCGG GCTCCACCCCTCTGGACTTATTCAAGTTCTATGTGGAGGAGTTGAAGGCACGATTCCATGATGAAAAGAAGATCATTAAGGACATCCTTAAG GTGAACACGGCCTTTGAGGACTTCGCCCACGTCATAAGCTTTGACAAGAGGGCTGCCGCACTGGACGCAGGCAACATCAAGCTGACCTTCAATAGT CTGCTGGAGAAAGCAGAGGCACGGGAGAGGGAGCGGGAGAAGGAGGAGGCACGCAGGATGCGGCGCAGGGAAGCTGCCTTTCGAAGCATGCTGAGGCAGGCTGTGCCTGCTCTGGAGCTAGGCACTGCCTGGGAAGAG GTCCGTGAGCGTTTTGTGTGTGACTCAGCCTTTGAGCAGATCACCCTGGAGTCGGAGCGGATCCGGCTCTTCCGGGAGTTCCTACAGGTGCTGGAG CAGACTGAATGCCAGCACCTCCACACCAAAGGCCGAAAGCATGGCAGGAAAGGCAAGAAGCACCATCACAAGCGTTCCCACTCACCCTCA GGCTCTGAGTCAGAAGAAGAGGAGCTGCCCCCACCATCTCTCCGGCCCCCCAAGCGGAGGAGGCGGAACCCCTCAGAGTCAGGCTCTGAGCCCTCTTCCTCACTTGATTCAGTTGAAAGTGGGGGTGCTGCCCTTGGAGGACGGGGCTCCCCTTCCTCCCATCTTCTTGGAGCAG ATCATGGCCTTCGGAAAGccaagaaaccaaaaaagaaaactaagaagagAAGACACAAGTCG AATAGTCCTGAGAGTGAGACAGACCCTGAGGAGAAAGCTGGCAAGGAGAGCGATGAGAAAGAACAAGAACAGGACAAGGACAGGGAGCTCCAACAGGCAGAGCTCCCTAACCGTTCCCCAGGCTTTGGAATCAAGAAGGAGAAG ACAGGCTGGGACACGTCAGAAAGTGAGCTGAGTGAGGGTGAGCTGGAGAGGCGGCGGCGGACACTCCTACAGCAGCTGGATGATCACCAGTGA